In Kangiella koreensis DSM 16069, a single window of DNA contains:
- the hrpA gene encoding ATP-dependent RNA helicase HrpA — translation MPKQPTVSKKPASDKSSTNKPSIQTLITEQVTQCQLVDQFELNKLKSIITKRQKSNQPVSKLISKAEQILQDSKKIVEQRKKLIPGDIEFDMALPVCQARDDVRKAIEENQVVVIAGETGSGKTTQLPKICLQLGLGVYGKIGHTQPRRVAATSVARRIAEELKSELGELVGYSIRFNDQSSAVTPVRVMTDGILLNEITHDPLLRQYDTIIIDEAHERSLNIDFLLGYIRNILPKRPDLKVIITSATIDVERFSKHFAIDGKPAPILEISGRTYPVDVWYRPDDEENPSPQVERIGHALDELMSFAPGDILIFLSGEAEIRETAKFLRKERFEGCEVLPLYARLSMREQEKIFHPSGGKRRIILSTNVAETSVTVPGIRFVIDPGFARISRYSVRNKIQRLPIEKISQASANQRKGRCGRVADGVCIRLYEEEDFLNRPEFTDAEILRTNLAAVILQMKQLGLGDIEAFPFIDEPAAKQISDGLNLLSELQAVDGKKQLTNIGRKMARLPIEPRLARILLAAEDESCIREALILAAFLSVKDPREWPFEKRELAQQKHAKYKHPQSDFIAIINLWDHLHKQQEDLSNNAFRRYCQEELVNFNAYREWRSTFRQLKSLVKSAHHQTQKQSEPINPDDKVYYAKLHSILLTGLLSFIGQKDIEKGYLGTRQTRFMIHPQSANFKKQPPWVMAFEIVETTQNYARLTAMIETPWIETIGKHLIKSHYFDAHWEKKRGAVVASLQQTLLGLKIVSNRTVDYSSIEPELCRELFILHGLVRRELEPRHSFQQDNEQLWLDVEQEIAKARQADMRTDERDLIAWFDKRLPESICNVKQLNQWLKKNAKQNNQLLTLNKDVLFKAEEQDASLYPETIQVKSIELPLSYHFEPGHPQDGVTVKIPQSLSQQFKDSDFERLVPGLLEEKIEFMLRSLPKRFRKNFVPIPQFSQACYEQVLEQQGSLIDIISKHLFKMTGVILPKEAWQELSLPEHYLMRFEIVGDKGKILTSGRTLEQSQELKQVKVKSKSSHKKKEETFTHWPASFIKEGMFEEAGTKIPVTYALEDGGDKVRILAVVNKRQAENVHVRGVCRLLALEKSQLLSYLKKKYHNKQKLTLSVSTLASVDEIIDDAAMASLKDLVQTNIPYDKTSFAELSKKMEKELVPATTELLDDLVQVLQLRSRILAQAKGLGKTLASTRKDIGNQCDYLFQPGFCFRFGADKIKDFKRYLSAIEKRIERAKLNPLKEAESLIVISDWVDVRESLAQDQAIPTFEVDEFNWMLEEFRISLFAQGQKTRFPISAKRLQKFVDDLEKQYY, via the coding sequence ATGCCAAAACAACCAACTGTTTCTAAAAAGCCTGCCTCTGATAAGTCTTCTACTAACAAGCCTTCGATTCAAACTCTGATCACTGAACAGGTGACTCAATGTCAGCTTGTGGATCAATTTGAGTTGAATAAACTAAAGTCCATTATCACCAAGCGACAAAAAAGTAATCAGCCCGTCAGTAAGCTGATCAGCAAAGCCGAACAAATTCTTCAAGACTCTAAAAAGATTGTCGAGCAACGCAAGAAGCTAATCCCAGGCGATATTGAGTTCGATATGGCCTTGCCTGTGTGTCAGGCACGCGATGATGTTCGAAAAGCGATCGAAGAGAATCAGGTGGTGGTAATTGCGGGTGAAACCGGTTCGGGCAAAACCACACAGTTACCGAAAATCTGTCTGCAGCTAGGTTTAGGTGTTTATGGCAAAATTGGCCACACCCAGCCGAGACGTGTGGCTGCCACCAGCGTCGCACGACGAATTGCCGAAGAGTTGAAATCTGAGCTGGGAGAACTCGTCGGCTATAGCATTCGCTTTAATGATCAATCCAGTGCAGTAACACCTGTGCGGGTCATGACCGATGGTATTCTGCTTAATGAAATCACTCATGATCCCTTGTTGCGCCAATACGATACGATAATTATTGATGAGGCTCATGAACGAAGTCTAAACATTGATTTTTTGCTCGGTTACATCAGAAACATTTTACCTAAGCGGCCCGATCTTAAAGTCATCATTACTTCGGCAACCATTGATGTGGAGCGATTTTCCAAACACTTTGCTATTGACGGCAAGCCTGCGCCGATTCTAGAAATTAGCGGGAGAACCTATCCGGTTGATGTCTGGTACCGCCCTGATGATGAAGAAAATCCCAGCCCACAAGTTGAGCGCATTGGGCATGCTCTCGATGAATTGATGAGCTTTGCTCCCGGCGATATTCTGATCTTCTTGTCTGGAGAGGCAGAAATTCGGGAAACCGCAAAGTTCCTGCGTAAGGAGCGCTTTGAGGGCTGTGAAGTGTTGCCGCTTTATGCGCGCTTATCCATGCGCGAGCAGGAAAAGATATTTCATCCGTCTGGCGGCAAGCGACGAATTATTTTGTCCACCAATGTTGCCGAGACTTCGGTAACGGTTCCGGGCATACGATTTGTTATTGATCCGGGCTTTGCGCGTATAAGTCGTTATTCGGTACGCAATAAAATTCAACGCTTGCCGATTGAGAAAATTTCTCAGGCTAGTGCTAATCAACGAAAGGGTCGCTGTGGTCGTGTTGCTGACGGTGTTTGCATTCGTCTCTATGAAGAGGAAGATTTTTTAAATCGTCCAGAGTTTACCGATGCGGAAATTCTGCGCACCAATCTTGCTGCGGTTATTTTGCAGATGAAACAGTTGGGCTTAGGTGATATCGAAGCCTTTCCGTTTATTGATGAGCCAGCGGCAAAGCAAATTAGCGATGGTTTGAATTTGCTGTCTGAGCTACAAGCAGTTGACGGCAAAAAGCAGCTGACAAATATCGGGCGCAAGATGGCGCGACTGCCCATTGAACCGCGACTGGCCCGTATATTACTGGCCGCAGAAGATGAGTCCTGTATTCGAGAAGCCTTGATTCTGGCTGCTTTCCTATCAGTTAAAGACCCTCGCGAGTGGCCATTCGAGAAAAGAGAATTAGCTCAACAGAAACATGCTAAATACAAACATCCACAATCTGATTTTATTGCGATTATTAACCTGTGGGATCATCTGCACAAGCAGCAGGAAGATTTGTCGAATAATGCCTTTCGTCGTTACTGTCAGGAAGAGTTGGTTAACTTCAATGCCTATCGAGAATGGCGCAGCACCTTTCGCCAGCTAAAGAGCTTAGTTAAATCAGCACATCATCAGACACAAAAACAGTCTGAGCCTATTAATCCGGACGACAAAGTCTATTACGCCAAGCTGCATTCTATCTTGTTGACGGGCTTATTGAGCTTTATTGGTCAAAAAGATATTGAAAAAGGCTATTTAGGAACTCGCCAGACACGATTTATGATTCATCCTCAGTCTGCGAATTTTAAAAAGCAGCCGCCGTGGGTAATGGCTTTTGAGATTGTGGAAACCACGCAAAATTATGCACGATTAACCGCCATGATTGAAACGCCATGGATTGAGACAATTGGTAAGCATCTGATCAAGAGTCACTACTTTGATGCTCATTGGGAGAAAAAGCGTGGTGCAGTAGTTGCCTCATTGCAGCAAACTTTATTGGGTTTAAAGATTGTTTCTAATCGGACGGTTGATTATTCGTCTATTGAGCCCGAGCTGTGTCGAGAGTTATTTATTCTGCATGGCCTGGTTCGTAGAGAGCTTGAGCCAAGGCATTCGTTTCAACAGGACAATGAGCAGTTATGGCTTGATGTTGAGCAGGAAATTGCCAAAGCCAGACAGGCTGACATGCGCACGGACGAGCGCGATCTTATTGCATGGTTTGATAAGCGCTTACCTGAGTCGATTTGCAATGTTAAACAGCTTAACCAATGGCTTAAGAAAAATGCCAAACAGAATAACCAGCTACTGACTCTGAATAAAGATGTCTTATTCAAAGCAGAGGAGCAGGACGCCAGTCTCTATCCTGAAACCATTCAAGTAAAATCGATTGAGTTACCCTTGTCGTATCATTTCGAGCCAGGACATCCGCAAGATGGTGTGACGGTTAAGATTCCACAGTCGCTGAGTCAACAATTTAAGGACTCAGATTTTGAGCGTCTGGTGCCTGGTTTGCTGGAAGAAAAAATAGAGTTTATGTTGCGTTCCCTGCCGAAACGTTTCCGCAAAAATTTTGTGCCGATTCCGCAGTTTTCTCAAGCCTGTTATGAACAGGTGTTAGAGCAACAAGGTAGCTTGATCGATATTATCAGTAAGCATCTATTTAAAATGACAGGCGTAATCTTGCCCAAAGAGGCATGGCAGGAGCTGAGTTTACCAGAGCATTATTTAATGCGTTTTGAAATCGTTGGTGATAAAGGTAAGATTTTGACTAGCGGCAGAACTCTTGAGCAGTCACAAGAGTTGAAACAAGTTAAGGTAAAATCAAAAAGTAGCCATAAGAAGAAAGAAGAAACATTTACTCATTGGCCCGCTTCTTTTATTAAAGAGGGCATGTTCGAGGAAGCCGGCACTAAAATCCCTGTCACTTATGCGCTGGAAGATGGTGGCGATAAGGTCAGAATACTTGCAGTGGTTAATAAGCGCCAAGCAGAGAACGTCCATGTCCGAGGTGTTTGCCGCTTATTAGCGCTTGAGAAATCACAGTTGCTCAGTTACCTCAAAAAGAAGTATCACAATAAACAGAAATTGACTTTGTCGGTTAGTACCTTAGCCAGTGTCGACGAAATAATCGATGATGCAGCTATGGCTTCCTTGAAGGATCTGGTCCAAACAAATATTCCTTATGACAAAACCTCTTTTGCTGAACTGTCCAAAAAAATGGAAAAAGAATTGGTTCCAGCAACCACAGAGTTATTAGATGATCTCGTTCAGGTATTGCAATTAAGATCCAGAATATTGGCCCAGGCTAAAGGTTTGGGCAAAACTCTTGCCAGCACGCGCAAAGACATTGGTAATCAATGCGACTATTTATTCCAGCCTGGTTTTTGTTTTAGATTCGGCGCAGATAAAATTAAAGACTTTAAACGTTATCTATCTGCGATAGAAAAGCGCATAGAGCGAGCAAAGCTAAATCCTCTCAAAGAAGCTGAATCACTGATTGTTATTTCTGACTGGGTCGATGTGCGCGAAAGTTTAGCGCAAGATCAAGCAATTCCAACGTTTGAAGTGGATGAGTTTAACTGGATGCTTGAGGAGTTCAGGATTTCCTTATTTGCTCAAGGGCAGAAAACACGTTTTCCCATTTCTGCAAAGCGATTACAGAAGTTTGTTGATGACCTGGAGAAACAATACTATTAG
- a CDS encoding collagen-like protein, protein MNTNLKAFGKPLVGLSLLVSAQLIYAAPKIHEVQPYPHDAPTNLVIWGTGFEDPQVYFGTYPNPLVISADQSTCDAMAFNPAPPLEPTDFQCLVVELPYVNNGTPAVPSGDYLLKLVAVGGLNICGTKPSSLTFEYNPSDCSGSNSQETATCSGDMTGAVGATNINVFDRDAEKWSYPSMIYPGENVTFVAAGSKWGNQLNVHFSEGGLAQDIGLHTSCSEPLVLGDSYGSFTLVDFVGEARGAAEEHDLYDLTLGAVGPAGPQGDTGPAGPQGDAGPAGPQGDAGPAGPQGDTGPAGPQGDTGPAGPQGDTGPAGPQGDTGPAGPQGDTGPAGPQGDTGATGPQGPAGPQGETGATGPQGPKGDTGDTGATGPQGPKGDTGDTGATGPQGPKGDTGDTGATGPQGPKGDTGDTGATGPQGPKGDTGDTGATGPQGPKGDTGDTGATGPQGPMGPQGAKGDTGDTGATGPQGPSGPMGPQGPQGEKGDTGDTGATGPMGPQGPQGEKGDTGDTGPAGGGSNLLCFATDQTIGTQGKYMGLGQQGGSHQEVAVITPFEAGAFIKRFVIKAAQGNNPVSGIATVYHDNGPLGTCNLVANDPDAAKSVCSGITNGVLGEFDSLSVFVKTDGGSFNGATACLLIDTQPQEQ, encoded by the coding sequence ATGAACACTAATCTTAAGGCATTTGGCAAGCCCTTAGTGGGTCTCAGTTTGCTAGTGTCAGCTCAATTAATCTATGCCGCACCGAAAATTCATGAGGTGCAACCTTATCCACACGATGCCCCGACAAACCTGGTCATTTGGGGTACTGGTTTTGAAGACCCTCAGGTTTATTTTGGGACATATCCCAATCCCTTGGTGATCAGTGCTGATCAATCTACGTGTGATGCTATGGCTTTTAATCCCGCACCACCACTAGAACCCACTGACTTCCAGTGTCTAGTTGTTGAGCTGCCTTATGTAAACAATGGAACCCCAGCAGTACCATCCGGTGATTACTTATTGAAGTTGGTTGCTGTTGGCGGCTTGAATATATGTGGTACTAAGCCAAGTTCGTTAACTTTTGAATATAATCCATCTGATTGTAGTGGCTCTAATTCTCAAGAAACTGCAACCTGTTCTGGTGACATGACTGGTGCAGTGGGCGCGACAAATATTAATGTTTTTGATCGTGATGCAGAAAAATGGAGTTATCCATCAATGATTTACCCAGGAGAAAATGTGACATTCGTTGCTGCTGGAAGTAAATGGGGCAATCAGTTAAATGTTCACTTTAGCGAGGGGGGCTTAGCCCAGGATATTGGACTCCATACCTCTTGTTCTGAACCGTTAGTGCTTGGAGATTCTTACGGTAGCTTCACGCTTGTAGATTTTGTTGGCGAGGCTAGAGGAGCTGCCGAAGAACACGATCTTTATGATCTTACATTGGGTGCAGTTGGCCCAGCAGGTCCACAAGGTGACACCGGTCCAGCAGGTCCTCAAGGTGACGCCGGCCCAGCAGGTCCTCAAGGTGACGCCGGCCCAGCAGGTCCTCAAGGTGATACCGGTCCAGCAGGTCCTCAAGGTGATACCGGTCCAGCAGGTCCTCAAGGTGATACCGGTCCAGCAGGTCCTCAAGGTGATACCGGTCCAGCAGGTCCTCAAGGTGATACCGGTCCAGCAGGTCCTCAAGGTGATACCGGTGCTACAGGCCCACAAGGTCCAGCAGGGCCACAGGGTGAAACTGGTGCCACAGGTCCACAAGGCCCTAAAGGTGATACCGGCGATACCGGAGCCACAGGTCCACAAGGCCCTAAAGGTGATACCGGCGATACCGGAGCCACAGGCCCACAAGGCCCTAAAGGTGACACCGGCGATACTGGTGCTACAGGTCCGCAAGGTCCTAAAGGTGACACGGGTGATACTGGTGCTACAGGTCCGCAAGGCCCTAAAGGTGACACCGGCGATACTGGTGCTACAGGTCCGCAAGGCCCTAAAGGCGACACGGGTGATACCGGAGCCACAGGCCCACAAGGTCCAATGGGCCCTCAAGGAGCTAAAGGTGACACAGGTGATACTGGTGCTACAGGTCCGCAAGGCCCGTCTGGTCCAATGGGTCCTCAAGGTCCACAGGGTGAAAAAGGCGATACCGGTGACACTGGCGCTACCGGCCCAATGGGTCCTCAAGGTCCTCAGGGTGAGAAAGGTGACACGGGTGATACTGGCCCAGCGGGCGGTGGCTCTAACTTGCTCTGCTTTGCTACTGACCAAACGATCGGTACCCAGGGTAAATACATGGGTTTAGGCCAGCAAGGTGGTTCGCACCAAGAGGTTGCTGTAATCACACCATTTGAAGCTGGAGCCTTTATCAAGCGTTTCGTGATTAAAGCGGCGCAAGGTAATAACCCTGTCAGTGGTATTGCAACGGTTTACCATGATAATGGTCCATTAGGTACTTGTAATTTAGTTGCTAATGACCCAGATGCAGCAAAATCAGTTTGCTCTGGAATCACAAATGGCGTTTTAGGTGAGTTTGATAGTCTAAGTGTATTTGTGAAAACCGATGGGGGTAGCTTCAACGGTGCCACAGCGTGCTTGTTAATTGATACTCAGCCGCAAGAGCAATAA
- the cysZ gene encoding sulfate transporter CysZ — protein MAQNTFHGAHYLADGFRMLTQKGLKRYVLIPLVINLVLLSTALILLISQVSDWSQWVEQTIASWGAWEWLGTALAWLMWPVVIIGGILFVFFFFAMLANWIAAPFNGLLAEAVENRLHVAAGNEEKVLPEQGFWTLVKDIPRLFGREWTKLKYYIPRALICLLILFVPLIGALAFPVIWFIFNAWMMSVQYVDYPMDNHKVPFQDMLSALQQRRSGTFGFGAMVMLMTMIPFINLLVMPAAVCGATKMWYEHYRQDMLGNSPPNKTN, from the coding sequence ATGGCACAAAACACTTTTCATGGTGCCCACTATCTCGCCGACGGATTCCGCATGTTAACCCAAAAAGGGCTCAAGCGATATGTTCTGATCCCTTTAGTAATTAATTTAGTATTACTCTCTACTGCATTGATTTTATTGATTTCACAGGTTTCCGACTGGTCACAATGGGTTGAGCAGACCATCGCTAGCTGGGGAGCCTGGGAATGGCTCGGTACTGCCCTCGCCTGGCTGATGTGGCCTGTAGTCATTATTGGTGGAATTTTGTTCGTTTTCTTCTTCTTTGCCATGCTGGCAAACTGGATTGCGGCTCCATTCAATGGGCTGTTGGCCGAAGCGGTTGAAAACAGGCTGCATGTGGCGGCTGGAAATGAGGAAAAGGTACTACCAGAGCAAGGCTTCTGGACTTTAGTTAAAGATATTCCCAGGTTATTTGGTCGTGAATGGACTAAGCTAAAATACTATATCCCCCGAGCATTGATCTGCTTGCTGATACTGTTTGTGCCATTGATCGGCGCGCTTGCCTTCCCTGTTATCTGGTTCATTTTCAATGCCTGGATGATGTCAGTGCAATACGTCGACTACCCAATGGACAACCATAAAGTGCCTTTTCAGGATATGCTCAGCGCCCTTCAACAACGACGTAGTGGCACTTTCGGTTTTGGTGCAATGGTGATGTTGATGACCATGATTCCATTTATCAATCTTCTGGTCATGCCGGCCGCCGTCTGCGGTGCAACCAAGATGTGGTATGAGCATTATCGGCAAGACATGTTGGGCAATTCACCTCCAAACAAAACCAACTGA
- a CDS encoding GGDEF domain-containing response regulator, whose translation MKNILVVDDSKFFCALIEKKITESLDYQVISVGTYASAEALLDVLDIEQIDACLVDFRLPDAPEGEIVQLMAKKRIPTIVLISDITAEIRNYIWKFRIVDYVIKSDNYVTEYIIETLQRLQINPSIKIALADDSKTSLRIMSTLLSVHKYQTLQFNDPLKLLEHLKQHHDIKMVITDYDMEAMNGYDLTKSIRRLYSKQELAIIGMSARDDVLMSANFLKFGADDFIIKQSFLAEEFYLRVAVNTSRVIEYEKLTTAATKDYLTGLNNRRHFYELVEVMHNSAVRHSTPIACALVDIDHFKQVNDTYGHQVGDAVLTEIAKILESSVRKSDVVARFGGEEFCMYMVGINRENSEIFFDKLLKRVENTAIDIDGLEVKVTISIGVNINHHHVLDSMIEIADQCLYEAKETGRNKVVITPEEPKPAKE comes from the coding sequence TTGAAAAACATACTCGTTGTAGACGACAGTAAATTTTTCTGCGCATTAATTGAAAAGAAAATCACGGAAAGCCTGGACTACCAGGTTATATCTGTTGGTACCTATGCTAGTGCAGAAGCTTTACTGGATGTCCTGGATATTGAACAGATTGATGCCTGTCTGGTAGATTTTCGTTTGCCCGATGCCCCTGAAGGTGAAATTGTCCAATTAATGGCCAAAAAGCGCATCCCGACGATTGTTCTGATCAGCGATATCACCGCTGAGATTCGTAACTATATCTGGAAATTTCGTATCGTGGACTATGTTATCAAGAGCGATAATTACGTCACCGAGTACATTATCGAGACTTTGCAACGTCTACAAATCAATCCCAGCATTAAAATTGCACTAGCTGATGATTCAAAGACCAGCCTGCGCATTATGAGCACCCTGCTCAGCGTTCATAAATACCAAACCCTACAATTTAATGACCCTCTGAAACTCCTTGAACACTTAAAGCAGCACCATGATATTAAAATGGTAATCACTGATTATGATATGGAAGCCATGAATGGTTACGATCTAACCAAAAGCATTCGCCGCCTCTATAGCAAGCAGGAATTAGCGATTATTGGCATGTCTGCACGAGATGACGTGTTAATGTCTGCTAACTTTCTAAAGTTTGGCGCTGACGATTTCATCATTAAGCAATCATTTTTAGCGGAAGAGTTCTATTTGCGGGTGGCTGTTAATACCAGCCGAGTCATTGAGTATGAAAAGCTGACTACTGCCGCAACCAAAGATTATCTAACAGGCCTTAACAATCGCCGCCACTTCTACGAATTAGTTGAGGTGATGCATAACTCGGCAGTTCGACACTCCACACCTATAGCCTGTGCATTAGTAGATATCGATCACTTTAAACAGGTTAACGATACTTATGGGCATCAGGTTGGTGATGCTGTGCTTACAGAAATTGCTAAGATTCTGGAAAGCTCTGTACGAAAATCCGACGTGGTTGCTCGTTTCGGTGGCGAAGAATTCTGTATGTATATGGTAGGTATTAACCGTGAAAACTCGGAAATATTCTTTGACAAACTTCTCAAGAGAGTTGAAAACACAGCGATTGATATTGATGGTTTAGAAGTAAAAGTTACTATCAGTATTGGAGTTAACATTAATCACCATCATGTTTTAGACAGTATGATTGAAATTGCCGATCAGTGTCTCTATGAAGCTAAAGAAACTGGTCGTAACAAGGTGGTTATTACACCCGAAGAGCCTAAACCTGCAAAAGAATAA